In Anaerobranca californiensis DSM 14826, a single genomic region encodes these proteins:
- a CDS encoding ABC transporter ATP-binding protein, with the protein MKKSILRKWPFLFLAILIGAASSTVEGFISIYMMRVVDTALAGDKMLFFNEAKILVLLAILLLPINLALSFAKGLYKYKTLSSLKFTFMDRVFKKNISEFQRDNNGLYISAMTNDMNIIENNYIEGIFQICMNVISFLVAVIVIYSVSPFALLLAIFITLFSTILTMFLSKPLQRHQVQRSKLFEGYTSYIKEVLGAFSIIKANNLSSKVKENFYNKSKDIQYKGYIIDKIYTFFLAIQNFTVNLSFFGIAGVVVFMAIKGRMTTGGVVLIINNMEKIIHPLMQVSEWLPKIFSVKSLFENMEKILKNNNQYEENIELTSFNEGIELKDVSFGYDDILILKNINLKFKKGGKYLIVGPSGGGKSTLLKLLRKYFLPSKGVITVDNLDLKDITKESYFNIIANVEQQIFLFEDTLRNNLTLYKDYSDEEINLAIQRAGLTQFVEELPNKLDTMIYDNGKNISGGEKSRIAIARSLLANKDIIFLDEAFASLDEKVAKEIEKTLLALENITVINVSHILFNDTKESYDRVISIAGGSVS; encoded by the coding sequence ATGAAAAAATCAATATTAAGGAAATGGCCATTTTTGTTTTTAGCTATTTTAATCGGTGCTGCTTCTTCTACTGTTGAAGGATTTATATCGATTTATATGATGAGGGTCGTTGATACTGCATTGGCAGGAGATAAAATGCTATTTTTTAATGAAGCAAAAATTTTAGTTTTATTAGCTATTTTGTTGTTACCTATTAATCTCGCTTTATCCTTTGCAAAGGGTTTGTATAAATATAAAACACTGTCCTCTCTTAAATTTACCTTTATGGATAGGGTTTTTAAAAAGAATATCAGTGAATTTCAAAGGGATAATAATGGTTTATATATTTCAGCGATGACTAATGATATGAATATAATTGAAAATAATTATATTGAAGGGATATTCCAAATTTGTATGAATGTTATCTCTTTCCTAGTTGCAGTAATCGTTATTTACTCTGTCAGCCCCTTTGCCTTGTTGTTAGCGATTTTCATTACTTTATTTAGTACTATTTTAACAATGTTTTTGAGTAAACCTCTTCAAAGACATCAAGTTCAAAGGTCTAAACTTTTCGAAGGATATACTTCCTATATTAAAGAAGTTCTCGGAGCATTCTCAATAATTAAAGCCAATAATCTTAGTTCTAAAGTTAAGGAAAATTTCTATAACAAAAGTAAAGATATTCAGTATAAAGGTTATATTATTGATAAAATATATACTTTTTTCTTGGCAATCCAAAACTTTACTGTAAATCTCTCTTTCTTCGGTATTGCCGGTGTAGTAGTCTTTATGGCTATTAAGGGTCGTATGACTACAGGTGGCGTTGTTCTAATAATCAATAATATGGAAAAAATTATCCATCCTCTGATGCAAGTATCGGAGTGGCTTCCAAAAATCTTTTCCGTAAAATCCCTCTTTGAAAATATGGAAAAAATACTTAAGAATAATAATCAATATGAGGAGAATATTGAACTTACTTCTTTTAATGAAGGAATAGAATTAAAGGATGTTTCCTTTGGATATGATGACATACTAATCTTAAAAAATATCAACTTAAAATTTAAGAAAGGTGGAAAATACTTAATTGTTGGCCCTAGTGGTGGTGGAAAATCAACTTTATTGAAACTATTACGTAAATATTTTCTTCCTTCTAAAGGAGTAATAACTGTTGATAATTTAGATTTAAAAGATATAACTAAAGAGAGCTATTTCAATATTATTGCAAATGTGGAGCAGCAAATTTTTCTCTTTGAAGATACATTGAGAAACAATTTGACCCTTTATAAAGATTATAGTGATGAAGAGATCAATTTAGCTATCCAAAGGGCAGGCCTTACCCAGTTTGTAGAAGAATTGCCAAATAAATTAGATACAATGATTTACGATAACGGTAAAAATATTTCCGGTGGCGAAAAAAGCAGAATAGCTATTGCTAGAAGCCTTCTTGCTAATAAGGATATTATCTTTTTAGATGAAGCATTTGCTAGCCTTGATGAAAAAGTAGCAAAGGAAATTGAAAAAACTTTATTAGCTTTAGAAAACATCACTGTGATTAATGTAAGTCATATCCTTTTTAATGATACAAAAGAATCTTATGATCGGGTTATTTCAATAGCAGGGGGAAGTGTCTCATAA
- a CDS encoding ABC transporter ATP-binding protein has protein sequence MKELLLKRRFRFALYLLACMIPIVDQLIINFALALMIGSIEIATVEHFTKVVLISIGSITLGSVLYIISRFMRISFMRDTLLDVREKAFDKIIKSSYKTFNMKSKDSYISNLINDINIFENNFFLKLINVIYTGGTFAVVIIILAFMDFLFAMGILFISLLLLLIIKLFEKKTVELQEEVSNSNEEFSIDISNTFNGLEILKLNNIEDKFLQKTLLKIKNLEKKKYNYTVFTEGQVRLSNLMGHLVVVSILLYLLNLHTSDMSLTRLVFMFQLSNNSVWSMVRLLPLLNELKSSVNIYNKITKSDEDMVQIPAGDKDFSFQSKIEVKDLYFSYEGKDVFRGVSFTIEKGKKYLIKGASGAGKSTLIKLLSKIYDDYQGKITVDGIDYKEINEDSLNQNVGFIYQDVFLFEDTIINNITLYKEYDEEKILKAIDAAGLKDVISKKGLGLNETILENGKNLSGGERQRISIARAIIKDSKILFVDEGTSSLNEELGRSIENTILSLDSTVIAISHRYYKGITEKYDYVLEIVNGKINKYTGEEYFQGEIAV, from the coding sequence GTGAAGGAACTTTTATTAAAGAGAAGATTTAGATTTGCTTTATACCTTCTAGCTTGCATGATACCAATTGTAGATCAGTTAATAATAAATTTTGCTTTAGCTTTGATGATAGGAAGTATTGAAATTGCCACTGTAGAACACTTCACTAAGGTTGTACTTATATCCATAGGTTCCATTACATTAGGTTCTGTTCTTTATATTATCTCCCGTTTTATGAGAATTTCTTTTATGCGGGATACTTTGTTAGATGTTAGAGAAAAGGCTTTTGATAAAATTATTAAGTCATCCTATAAAACCTTTAATATGAAATCAAAGGACTCATATATATCTAACTTAATCAATGATATTAATATCTTTGAAAACAATTTTTTCCTAAAATTAATAAATGTTATTTATACCGGTGGTACTTTTGCTGTTGTAATAATCATCCTTGCCTTTATGGACTTTTTGTTTGCAATGGGTATACTATTTATTTCTCTACTTTTACTTTTGATTATTAAATTGTTTGAGAAGAAAACTGTTGAACTGCAAGAAGAGGTTTCTAATAGTAACGAAGAGTTTTCAATTGATATTTCCAATACCTTTAATGGCTTAGAAATCTTAAAATTAAACAATATAGAAGATAAATTCCTACAAAAAACACTACTTAAAATTAAAAATTTAGAAAAAAAGAAATACAATTATACTGTTTTTACTGAAGGGCAAGTTAGGCTTAGTAACTTAATGGGACATTTAGTAGTTGTCTCTATATTATTGTATTTGTTAAACCTCCATACTTCTGATATGTCCCTTACTAGACTGGTATTTATGTTTCAACTTTCAAATAATTCCGTTTGGAGTATGGTTCGTTTATTACCATTGTTGAATGAACTCAAATCTTCAGTCAATATTTACAATAAAATAACTAAGTCAGATGAGGATATGGTTCAAATCCCTGCAGGAGATAAAGATTTCTCCTTCCAATCAAAGATTGAAGTTAAAGATTTATATTTTAGTTATGAAGGTAAAGATGTTTTTCGGGGTGTGAGTTTTACCATCGAAAAAGGAAAAAAATACTTAATTAAAGGTGCTAGTGGAGCTGGTAAGTCTACCCTTATTAAATTGCTTTCTAAAATTTATGATGATTATCAAGGAAAAATCACCGTTGATGGTATCGATTACAAAGAGATAAATGAAGATAGTTTAAACCAAAATGTCGGTTTTATCTATCAAGATGTTTTCTTATTTGAGGATACCATAATTAATAATATTACCCTTTATAAAGAGTATGATGAAGAAAAAATTCTTAAAGCTATTGATGCCGCAGGTTTAAAAGATGTTATAAGTAAAAAGGGCTTAGGTTTAAATGAAACAATTTTAGAAAATGGCAAAAATTTGTCCGGTGGTGAAAGACAGCGAATCTCAATAGCAAGGGCGATTATTAAAGATTCAAAGATTTTGTTTGTCGATGAAGGTACTTCCAGTTTAAATGAAGAATTAGGAAGAAGTATTGAGAATACTATTCTTTCTTTAGATAGTACCGTTATAGCTATTTCCCATCGCTACTATAAAGGAATAACAGAAAAATACGACTATGTACTAGAAATAGTCAATGGGAAAATCAATAAGTATACCGGTGAAGAATATTTTCAGGGGGAAATTGCCGTATGA
- the rnhA gene encoding ribonuclease HI: MKKVYIYTDGACSGNPGPGGYGTILKYNQHIKELSEGYKLTTNNRMELLAVIKGLEALKEPCEVTIYSDSKYIVDAINQKWVYKWKNQGWMRNSKEKALNSDLWERLLQLMEPHKTQFLWVKGHSGHPENERCDFLATEAIKKPHLLDDEEFMKERSVEDGLF; encoded by the coding sequence ATGAAAAAGGTTTATATATATACCGATGGAGCATGTTCTGGAAATCCTGGACCTGGAGGATATGGAACAATATTAAAGTATAATCAACATATCAAAGAATTATCAGAAGGATACAAACTCACTACTAATAACCGAATGGAGCTACTGGCAGTTATTAAGGGATTAGAAGCTTTAAAAGAACCTTGTGAAGTAACTATTTACTCAGATTCTAAATACATAGTAGATGCCATAAATCAAAAATGGGTATATAAATGGAAAAACCAAGGATGGATGCGAAACAGTAAAGAAAAGGCTTTAAATTCTGACCTTTGGGAAAGACTTTTACAATTGATGGAACCCCATAAAACCCAATTTCTCTGGGTAAAAGGTCACTCAGGTCATCCTGAAAATGAAAGATGTGATTTTTTAGCTACAGAAGCCATTAAAAAACCACACCTTTTAGATGATGAAGAATTTATGAAAGAAAGATCTGTGGAAGACGGTTTATTTTAA
- a CDS encoding aspartate aminotransferase family protein, translating into MDYLEKTLYNYETYVNPAMARLFRFMGLATIEEKAEGIYIIDNNGKKYIDCIGGYGSINLGHCNREVIDACKEQMDKMPLSSKVLINSKLAELCALLGEITPEGLQYSFICNSGAEAVEGALKLAKIATGKSEIIATKGGFHGKTLGSLSATGRELFRKPFEPLLPGFKHVPFGDLKAIEEAITPDTAAVIIEIIQGEGGVIVPPEGYIVGLRELCTQKGVLLIVDEVQTGMGRTGKMFACEHFNITPDILCLAKALGGGVMPIGAFISTEKLWEKFIEAPLLHTSTFGGNPLACTAAIKTIEILKRDNIVEKVWEKGQYFINRLLKLQEKYPNVIKEVRGMGLLIGLEFSKEGIGGMLMSEVIDRGLLVAYTLNNEKIIRIEPPLIITKEEIDKVVEILDEAFATVAMFVEEL; encoded by the coding sequence ATGGATTATTTAGAAAAAACCCTTTACAATTATGAAACTTATGTAAATCCTGCCATGGCTAGGCTATTTCGCTTTATGGGTCTGGCCACTATCGAAGAAAAAGCTGAAGGAATATACATAATAGACAATAATGGTAAAAAATACATAGATTGTATCGGTGGGTATGGGTCTATTAACTTAGGCCATTGTAACAGAGAAGTTATTGATGCATGTAAAGAACAGATGGACAAAATGCCCCTATCTTCTAAAGTCCTCATCAACTCAAAACTTGCAGAACTTTGTGCATTACTTGGGGAAATTACTCCAGAAGGCTTGCAATACTCCTTTATTTGCAACAGTGGTGCAGAAGCGGTGGAAGGGGCTTTAAAATTAGCTAAAATAGCTACTGGAAAAAGTGAAATTATTGCAACAAAAGGTGGTTTTCATGGAAAAACCTTAGGCTCTTTAAGTGCTACCGGTAGAGAACTTTTTAGAAAACCCTTTGAACCTCTCTTGCCAGGTTTTAAACACGTGCCCTTTGGTGATTTAAAGGCTATAGAAGAAGCTATAACCCCAGATACTGCAGCGGTAATCATTGAAATCATTCAAGGAGAAGGGGGAGTTATTGTACCACCTGAAGGATATATTGTTGGTTTAAGGGAATTATGTACCCAAAAAGGAGTATTATTGATAGTAGATGAGGTACAAACAGGGATGGGTAGAACAGGAAAAATGTTTGCTTGCGAACATTTTAATATAACTCCCGATATCCTTTGCCTTGCCAAGGCATTAGGGGGAGGGGTAATGCCAATAGGTGCCTTTATTTCTACTGAGAAACTGTGGGAAAAATTCATTGAAGCTCCTCTACTACATACATCTACCTTTGGAGGTAACCCACTAGCCTGTACAGCAGCTATTAAAACAATTGAAATACTCAAACGGGATAATATCGTAGAAAAGGTTTGGGAAAAAGGCCAATATTTTATCAACAGACTTTTAAAACTCCAAGAAAAATATCCTAATGTTATTAAAGAAGTTAGGGGAATGGGACTCCTCATTGGTTTAGAATTTAGTAAAGAAGGTATTGGTGGTATGCTGATGTCAGAAGTTATTGATAGGGGGCTTTTAGTAGCTTATACTTTAAATAACGAAAAGATTATCCGGATTGAGCCACCATTAATTATAACTAAAGAGGAAATAGACAAAGTAGTGGAGATTTTAGATGAGGCTTTTGCCACTGTAGCGATGTTTGTGGAAGAACTATAG
- a CDS encoding type II toxin-antitoxin system RatA family toxin, with protein sequence MPFVETSITIKGNIEEIYPIVKDMESYPNFMESVKSVKVIERVGNTTLTKWETELKGKPFNWVEKDTFYDEEYKIEYQLVSGDLKKFEGQWTLTQTENGVEIHLTVDFEFGVPMIASLLNPIAKLIIKQNCDSMLAAIKQQIEG encoded by the coding sequence ATGCCATTTGTAGAAACTAGTATTACAATTAAAGGAAATATAGAGGAGATTTATCCAATAGTCAAAGATATGGAAAGCTATCCTAATTTCATGGAAAGTGTGAAATCAGTTAAGGTAATAGAAAGGGTAGGCAATACTACATTAACGAAATGGGAAACAGAACTTAAAGGAAAACCATTCAATTGGGTGGAAAAGGATACCTTTTATGATGAAGAATACAAAATCGAATATCAATTGGTTTCGGGAGATTTAAAGAAATTTGAAGGTCAATGGACATTAACACAGACAGAAAATGGGGTAGAAATCCACTTAACTGTAGACTTTGAATTTGGTGTTCCAATGATAGCTTCACTACTGAATCCTATAGCTAAATTGATCATTAAACAAAATTGTGATTCTATGCTTGCCGCCATTAAACAACAAATAGAAGGTTAA
- the ndk gene encoding nucleoside-diphosphate kinase, which produces MEKTFVMIKPDGVKRGLVGEIIKRFERKGYIIKELKMMTIPEDKAKEHYRQHQQKPFFDQLIQYITSGPVVGMILEGEDCISGVRTIVGSTDPAKAAPGTIRADYATNIRYNVIHASDSPESAQREIDLFFN; this is translated from the coding sequence ATGGAGAAAACCTTTGTGATGATCAAACCCGATGGTGTCAAAAGGGGACTTGTTGGAGAAATAATAAAGAGGTTTGAAAGAAAAGGTTATATCATTAAAGAACTGAAAATGATGACTATACCAGAAGACAAAGCTAAAGAACATTATAGACAGCACCAACAAAAACCTTTTTTTGATCAGTTAATTCAATATATTACCTCAGGGCCAGTAGTAGGGATGATCTTAGAGGGAGAAGATTGTATTTCAGGGGTACGGACCATTGTTGGCAGTACTGACCCAGCAAAAGCTGCTCCTGGTACCATTAGGGCAGATTATGCCACTAACATCCGTTACAATGTTATCCATGCCTCTGACTCCCCAGAAAGTGCCCAGCGGGAAATAGATTTATTTTTCAATTAG
- a CDS encoding CheR family methyltransferase yields the protein MLSEQKYGEFLEKIYKKTGLNLNHYKEKQMKRRIDSLVQKYNKNTYEDYYNLISGNRELFDEFMDKVTINVSEFFRNPDRWEVLKKEIIPILRQYNKGKLKVWSAACSTGQEPYSLAMLLTNLEIPHEILATDLDKKVLSKAKEGKYDLKELSGIPEIYHQYLIKEKDQFRINPSIKTNITFKEHNLLTSDYPKGFDLILCRNVLIYFKEEIKKEIYSQFNQSLNRGGVLFVGSTEQIFFPQKLGFKSIQTFFYQKIE from the coding sequence ATGTTATCAGAACAAAAATATGGAGAATTCTTAGAAAAAATCTACAAAAAAACAGGACTAAATCTTAACCATTACAAAGAAAAGCAGATGAAAAGAAGGATTGATTCACTAGTTCAAAAGTACAATAAAAATACTTATGAAGATTACTATAATTTAATTTCAGGAAACAGGGAACTTTTCGATGAGTTCATGGATAAAGTGACTATAAATGTCTCGGAGTTTTTCCGCAACCCAGACAGATGGGAAGTTTTAAAGAAAGAGATAATTCCCATCTTGCGACAATATAATAAAGGGAAGCTGAAGGTATGGAGTGCAGCCTGTTCTACCGGTCAAGAACCATACTCCCTAGCCATGCTTTTAACTAATTTAGAGATTCCCCACGAAATCTTAGCGACAGACTTAGACAAAAAAGTTTTAAGTAAAGCTAAAGAAGGGAAATATGATCTTAAAGAACTTTCCGGTATACCTGAAATTTACCACCAATATTTAATTAAAGAAAAAGACCAATTTAGAATTAATCCCAGTATTAAAACTAATATCACTTTTAAAGAACATAACCTCTTAACTAGTGATTATCCAAAGGGATTTGATTTAATCCTTTGTAGAAATGTCTTAATTTATTTTAAAGAAGAAATTAAAAAAGAAATTTATAGTCAATTTAATCAATCGTTAAACAGAGGGGGAGTATTATTTGTAGGAAGTACAGAACAAATTTTCTTCCCACAAAAATTAGGGTTTAAATCAATACAAACTTTTTTTTATCAAAAAATAGAATAA
- a CDS encoding small, acid-soluble spore protein, alpha/beta type, with the protein MAKRNKIMSEEILDQFKYEIAEQLGIKNKIETQGWANMTSYECGKIGGKIGGAMVKVMIRNAEKYLMENGKL; encoded by the coding sequence ATGGCTAAGAGAAATAAAATTATGTCAGAAGAAATACTAGATCAATTTAAATATGAAATAGCTGAACAATTAGGAATTAAAAATAAAATTGAAACACAAGGTTGGGCCAATATGACTTCCTACGAATGTGGGAAAATTGGCGGTAAAATTGGTGGTGCTATGGTTAAGGTAATGATTAGAAATGCGGAAAAATATTTAATGGAAAACGGGAAATTATAA
- a CDS encoding YhcN/YlaJ family sporulation lipoprotein, producing the protein MNKTKFYLVGLLVFVMLFTIVGCRRAPSPAPAPSPVPAPNVPPDQTPDPYRPPVNPSPYNPNVPPAPNMRPAPPAPAPAPAPTPAPRANNRADDTAERIAQMVTRMENVDRATAVVMGNMALIGIRMEGGNEQQARNRDNAAGQQMKRQIADKVEREFPEISEALVTTDPEITNRIENISRNIQQGRPISESLDEIAQIIRDITPRMGR; encoded by the coding sequence GTAGGATGTAGAAGGGCACCAAGTCCTGCCCCAGCACCTAGCCCAGTTCCAGCTCCTAATGTCCCCCCTGACCAAACTCCAGATCCATATAGACCACCAGTAAATCCATCTCCATACAATCCTAATGTTCCACCAGCACCTAATATGAGGCCAGCACCACCAGCTCCAGCTCCTGCTCCAGCCCCTACACCTGCTCCCAGGGCAAACAACAGGGCTGATGATACAGCTGAAAGGATAGCCCAAATGGTAACAAGGATGGAAAATGTGGATAGGGCCACTGCAGTAGTTATGGGAAATATGGCTTTAATTGGTATAAGAATGGAAGGTGGAAATGAACAACAGGCAAGAAATAGGGATAATGCTGCTGGACAACAAATGAAAAGACAAATAGCAGATAAAGTGGAACGGGAATTCCCAGAAATCAGTGAAGCCTTAGTTACAACAGATCCTGAAATTACTAATAGGATTGAAAACATTTCAAGGAATATTCAACAAGGTAGACCAATTAGTGAATCCTTAGATGAAATAGCTCAAATAATTAGAGATATTACTCCAAGGATGGGACGTTAA